In Kangiella koreensis DSM 16069, a single window of DNA contains:
- the nfuA gene encoding Fe-S biogenesis protein NfuA, whose protein sequence is MITISEAAQEHFRRLLAGQEEPDTGIRVFVVNPGTSHAECGVSYCPPDAIEDTDTELKFDGFSAFIDEDSAPYLDEAEIDYSKEQTGGQLTLKAPNAKARKVDDDAPATDRIRYYLESEINPELANHGGQVSLVEFTQSGIAVLQFGGGCQGCGMVDVTLKEGIEKTLIERVPEVKGVKDVTEHAEGENPYY, encoded by the coding sequence ATGATTACTATTTCAGAAGCTGCTCAAGAGCATTTTCGCCGTTTATTAGCCGGTCAGGAAGAGCCTGATACCGGCATTCGTGTATTTGTGGTTAACCCAGGCACCAGCCATGCTGAGTGCGGTGTGTCGTATTGTCCACCTGACGCCATTGAAGATACCGACACAGAATTAAAGTTTGACGGCTTTTCAGCCTTTATTGACGAAGATAGCGCTCCATATCTGGATGAAGCTGAAATCGACTACTCGAAAGAACAAACCGGTGGTCAGTTAACGCTGAAAGCACCCAACGCCAAGGCGCGTAAAGTTGATGATGATGCACCAGCTACAGACCGTATCCGTTATTACCTGGAATCCGAAATCAACCCAGAGCTTGCCAACCACGGCGGACAGGTATCACTGGTTGAATTCACCCAAAGCGGTATCGCCGTTCTACAATTCGGTGGTGGTTGCCAAGGTTGCGGCATGGTCGACGTCACCTTAAAAGAAGGTATCGAGAAAACCCTGATCGAACGTGTTCCAGAAGTCAAAGGCGTTAAAGACGTCACCGAACACGCAGAAGGTGAAAATCCGTATTACTAA